Proteins encoded together in one Microcebus murinus isolate Inina chromosome 16, M.murinus_Inina_mat1.0, whole genome shotgun sequence window:
- the C16H20orf204 gene encoding uncharacterized protein C20orf204 homolog, which produces MARSEAVLGGLPAVPPLRAGPTPAVQSQAGPDLCSRVAPRPALWALLLALLGTAPGRARLRSCSVPDVLRHYRAVIFEDLQAAMRRVGPGAGGISPGSRHLHFIRKNLTEAGGSGRQGQPGASCGAQKEHSILLSIASLGRTLRGAAAGARRGALEKAAWTVAVRTEAVMRRHCRTLRQRMRRLEMRPARRRGGQRQFLRRALDAVATCWEKLFALRAAAAGVS; this is translated from the exons ATGGCCAGGAGTGAGGCTGTACTGGGGGGACTTCCTGCTGTACCCCCACTAAGAGCTGGCCCCACTCCAGCTGTGCAGAGCCAGGCGGGCCCTGACCTGTGCAGTCGT GTCGCCCCCAGGCCTGCACTCTGGGCGCTCCTGCTGGCGCTGCTGGGGACTGCGCCAGGCCGAGCCCGGCTCCGCTCCTGCAGCGTCCCCGACGTGCTCCGCCACTACCGCGCGGTCATCTTCGAGGACCTGCAGGCCGCCATGAGGCGGGTGGGGCCGGGGGCCGGAGGGATCTCGCCAGGCTCTAGACACCTGCATTTCATTCGGAAAAACCTGACAGAAGCCGGGGGCTCAGGGCGGCAGGGACAGCCTGGGGCCTCCTGTGGCGCCCAGAAG GAGCACAGTATCCTACTGTCCATCGCGTCCCTGGGTCGGACCCTGCGTGGGGCGGCGGCCGGGGCCCGCCGCGGGGCCCTAGAGAAAGCGGCATGGACCGTGGCTGTGCGCACCGAGGCGGTGATGCGGCGCCACTGCAGGACGCTGCGCCAG CGGATGCGGCGGCTGGAGATGCGCCCGGCCCGGCGTCGCGGCGGCCAAAGGCAGTTCCTGCGGCGCGCCCTGGACGCCGTCGCCACCTGCTGGGAGAAGCTTTTCGCGctgcgcgccgcggccgctgggGTCTCCTAG